One genomic window of Danio rerio strain Tuebingen ecotype United States chromosome 24, GRCz12tu, whole genome shotgun sequence includes the following:
- the dcun1d3 gene encoding DCN1-like protein 3 translates to MGQCVTKCKNPTSSLGSKSGDKDGKSHGKKGGGGTHKEEVAKSSAEVIINGTKVSEGTVEGPVAPVISAVDVRRDQSAQDGDGVSIDRIHKMFLCYKDEHEDSILEEGMERFCNDLCVDPAEFKVLVLAWKFQAATMCKFTRREFVDGCKAIQADSIPGICSRFSVLLEESRGEESFKDLYRFTFQFGLDAEQGQRSLQRSIAIALWRLVFTLDTPPVLERWLDFLSENPCAVRGISRDTWNMFLNFTQSIGQDLSNYSEDEAWPSLFDSFVEWETERRRREHTETDPNGDCEASSM, encoded by the exons ATGGGGCAGTGTGTGACTAAATGTAAAAACCCCACGTCCTCTCTGGGTAGTAAAAGTGGAGACAAGGATGGCAAGTCTCATGGGAAGAAAGGCGGCGGCGGGACGCACAAGGAGGAGGTTGCCAAATCCTCTGCCGAGGTCATAATTAATGGCACCAAAGTGTCGGAGGGGACGGTGGAGGGCCCTGTGGCTCCGGTCATCTCAGCGGTGGATGTGCGGCGTGATCAGTCTGCACAGGACGGCGACGGAGTCTCCATCGATCGGATACATAAGATGTTCTTGTGTTATAAGGACGAACATGAAGACTCTATTCTGGAGGAGGGCATGGAGCGCTTCTGCAATGACCTCTGCGTCGATCCGGCTGAGTTCAAAGTTCTGGTGCTGGCGTGGAAATTCCAGGCTGCTACCATGTGCAAGTTTACAAG GAGAGAGTTTGTGGACGGCTGCAAGGCGATCCAGGCTGACAGCATCCCGGGAATCTGCTCTCGTTTCTCCGTGCTGCTAGAGGAGTCCCGTGGAGAAGAGAGTTTCAAGGATCTGTATCGCTTCACCTTCCAGTTCGGTCTGGATGCAGAGCAGGGCCAGCGGTCTCTGCAGCGCTCCATCGCCATCGCTCTGTGGAGGCTGGTCTTCACGCTGGACACTCCGCCGGTGCTGGAGCGCTGGCTGGACTTCCTGTCGGAGAACCCGTGCGCCGTCCGCGGCATCTCTCGGGACACCTGGAACATGTTTCTGAACTTCACGCAGAGCATCGGCCAAGATCTCAGCAACTACAGTGAGGACGAGGCCTGGCCGAGCCTGTTTGACTCCTTTGTGGAGTGGGAGACGGAAAGACGGAGACGGGAACACACCGAAACAGACCCCAACGGAGACTGCGAAGCCTCGTCCATGTGA